Proteins from one Micromonospora sp. M71_S20 genomic window:
- a CDS encoding ATP-binding cassette domain-containing protein: MSDDVIVADGLRKEFTVRVRAGRLRREKRRVTAVDGIDLRVPRGEMLGYIGPNGAGKSTTLKMFTGVLTPSAGEVRVCGLRPVAQRTRLALRVGVVFGQRSQLWWDLPLGDSFALLRHVYRVPAAAHAARLRRCRSLLDLDPFLDTPVRQLSLGQRMRGELTAALLHGPEVLFLDEPTIGLDVVSKQAVRGFLAELGRAGDTTLVLTTHDLADIERLCRRLVVVDHGRVVHDGSIAALHERYGSRRLLVADLDAPLPEPPALPGAPLQRQEADGHRLVFALESAGVAEVVAALAGLGALRDVSIVEPDIEDVVARLYRSR; the protein is encoded by the coding sequence ATGAGCGACGACGTGATCGTGGCCGACGGGCTGCGCAAGGAGTTCACCGTCCGGGTGCGGGCCGGCCGGCTGCGGCGGGAGAAGCGGCGGGTCACCGCCGTCGACGGGATCGACCTGCGGGTGCCCCGCGGCGAGATGCTCGGCTACATCGGGCCCAACGGCGCCGGCAAGTCGACGACGCTCAAGATGTTCACCGGCGTGCTGACGCCCTCCGCCGGCGAGGTACGCGTGTGCGGGCTGCGTCCGGTGGCCCAGCGGACCCGGCTCGCGCTGCGCGTCGGCGTGGTCTTCGGCCAGCGCTCGCAGCTCTGGTGGGACCTGCCGCTGGGCGACTCGTTCGCGCTGCTTCGGCACGTCTACCGGGTGCCGGCCGCCGCGCACGCCGCCCGGCTGCGCCGCTGCCGGAGCCTGCTCGACCTGGATCCGTTCCTGGACACCCCGGTTCGGCAGCTCTCCCTCGGGCAACGCATGCGCGGCGAGCTGACCGCCGCCCTGCTGCACGGCCCGGAGGTGCTCTTCCTCGACGAGCCCACCATCGGCCTCGACGTGGTCAGCAAGCAGGCGGTCCGCGGCTTCCTCGCCGAGCTGGGCCGGGCCGGGGACACGACGCTGGTGCTCACCACGCACGACCTGGCCGACATCGAGCGGCTCTGCCGGCGCCTCGTGGTGGTCGACCACGGGCGGGTGGTGCACGACGGGTCGATCGCCGCGCTGCACGAGCGGTACGGGTCGCGCCGGCTGCTCGTCGCCGACCTCGACGCCCCGCTGCCCGAGCCGCCGGCGCTGCCCGGCGCGCCGCTGCAGCGGCAGGAGGCCGACGGGCACCGGCTGGTCTTCGCGCTGGAGTCGGCGGGGGTGGCCGAGGTGGTGGCTGCCCTGGCCGGGCTGGGCGCGCTGCGGGACGTCTCGATCGTCGAGCCGGACATCGAGGACGTGGTGGCCCGGCTCTACCGCAGCCGCTGA
- the nadA gene encoding quinolinate synthase NadA, protein MTSTWVEPSNTATALLLLGRGSDPATERGVECPGDLPAPSDPDLVARATAAKAALGSKVFVLGHHYQRDEVIQFADVTGDSFKLAREAAARPDAEYIVFCGVHFMAESADILTSDAQKVILPDLAAGCSMADMAVLSQVETAWDVLSELGIAAETVPVTYMNSSADIKGFVGRNGGVVCTSSNAKRALEWAYQQGSKVFFFPDQHLGRNTAVLEMGFSLDDCVLYDPHKPNGGLTPEQLRDARMILWRGHCSVHGRFTLDSVNDVRERVPGVNVLVHPECRHEVVTAADFVGSTEYIIKAIEAAPAGSAWAVGTELNLVRRLALAHPDKQIMFLDKAVCYCSTMNRIDLPHLVWALEELAGGRLVNQITVDPDTAHHARVALEKMLALPGADTPPPAAS, encoded by the coding sequence GTGACTTCGACCTGGGTGGAACCCTCCAACACCGCGACGGCACTGCTGCTGCTCGGCCGGGGCAGCGACCCCGCCACGGAGCGCGGCGTCGAGTGTCCGGGTGACCTGCCGGCGCCCAGCGACCCGGACCTGGTGGCCCGGGCGACGGCGGCGAAGGCGGCGCTGGGCAGCAAGGTCTTCGTGCTGGGGCACCACTACCAGCGCGACGAGGTGATCCAGTTCGCCGACGTGACAGGCGACTCGTTCAAGCTGGCCCGCGAGGCGGCGGCCCGGCCCGACGCGGAGTACATCGTCTTCTGCGGCGTGCACTTCATGGCCGAGAGCGCCGACATCCTCACCTCGGACGCGCAGAAGGTCATCCTGCCCGACCTGGCCGCCGGCTGCTCGATGGCGGACATGGCGGTGCTGTCGCAGGTCGAGACCGCCTGGGACGTGCTCAGCGAACTGGGCATCGCGGCGGAGACCGTCCCGGTGACCTACATGAACTCCTCGGCGGACATCAAGGGCTTCGTCGGGCGCAACGGCGGCGTGGTCTGCACCTCGTCGAACGCGAAGCGGGCGCTGGAGTGGGCGTACCAGCAGGGGTCGAAGGTCTTCTTCTTCCCCGACCAGCACCTGGGCCGCAACACGGCGGTGCTGGAGATGGGCTTCTCGCTGGACGACTGCGTCCTCTACGACCCGCACAAGCCGAACGGCGGGCTCACCCCGGAGCAGCTGCGCGACGCGCGGATGATCCTGTGGCGCGGGCACTGCTCGGTGCACGGCCGCTTCACGCTGGACAGCGTCAACGACGTGCGGGAGCGGGTGCCGGGGGTGAACGTGCTGGTCCACCCGGAGTGCCGGCACGAGGTGGTCACCGCCGCCGACTTCGTCGGTTCGACGGAATACATCATCAAGGCCATCGAGGCGGCCCCGGCCGGCTCGGCCTGGGCGGTGGGCACCGAGCTGAACCTGGTCCGCCGGCTCGCGCTGGCCCACCCGGACAAGCAGATCATGTTCCTGGACAAGGCCGTCTGCTACTGCTCGACCATGAACCGGATCGACCTGCCCCACCTGGTCTGGGCGCTGGAGGAGCTGGCGGGCGGCCGGCTGGTCAACCAGATCACCGTCGACCCGGACACCGCGCACCACGCCCGGGTCGCGCTGGAGAAGATGCTGGCCCTGCCCGGCGCCGACACCCCGCCGCCGGCAGCGAGCTAA
- a CDS encoding glycerate kinase: protein MRVLLCPDKFAGTLPAPQVAEAVATGWREVAPADDLLVRPLSDGGPGFLDVLSDALGGRRIPVPTVDPLGRPAAGEILLTDDGATAWLESAQACGLHLLGADERDPKTTSSYGLGVLVAAAVEAGARTVVIGLGGSGTNDGGAGMLTALGATPLDATGQALPYGGAALGAVDALDGAPRLRDARLVAATDVDNPLLGLHGASNVFGPQKGADRADVLLLDAALERFAAVLERDLPGCPERLGALPGGGAAGGLGAAVLALGGHCESGIGLVTRAIGLDVTLDAVDLVITGEGSFDHQSLRGKVVAGVAGAARDRGVPCVVVAGRVSTGRREAGAAGVTDAYSLVEHFGGEERGGLAAAMERPAEGLRALGTRLARQWSR, encoded by the coding sequence ATGCGCGTGCTGCTCTGTCCGGACAAGTTCGCCGGTACCCTGCCGGCCCCGCAGGTCGCCGAGGCCGTGGCCACCGGCTGGCGGGAGGTCGCGCCCGCCGACGACCTGCTCGTCCGGCCCCTGTCGGACGGTGGGCCGGGCTTCCTCGACGTGCTCTCCGACGCCCTCGGCGGGCGCCGGATCCCGGTGCCGACCGTCGACCCGCTGGGCCGCCCGGCGGCCGGTGAGATCCTGCTCACCGACGACGGTGCGACCGCCTGGCTGGAGAGCGCCCAGGCGTGCGGGCTGCACCTGCTCGGCGCGGACGAGCGGGACCCGAAGACCACCTCCTCGTACGGGCTGGGGGTGCTGGTGGCCGCCGCCGTGGAGGCCGGCGCCCGGACGGTCGTGATCGGGCTGGGCGGCTCCGGCACCAACGACGGCGGCGCGGGCATGCTCACCGCGCTCGGCGCGACCCCGCTGGACGCCACCGGCCAGGCACTGCCGTACGGCGGGGCCGCGCTCGGCGCGGTGGACGCCCTCGACGGCGCGCCCCGGCTGCGCGACGCCCGCCTGGTGGCCGCCACCGACGTGGACAACCCGCTGCTCGGGCTGCACGGGGCCAGCAATGTGTTCGGCCCGCAGAAGGGCGCCGACCGGGCCGACGTGCTGCTGCTCGACGCCGCGCTGGAGCGCTTCGCCGCCGTGCTGGAGCGGGACCTGCCCGGCTGCCCCGAACGACTGGGCGCGCTGCCCGGCGGTGGCGCGGCCGGCGGGCTGGGCGCGGCCGTCCTGGCGCTGGGCGGGCACTGCGAGTCGGGCATCGGCCTGGTCACCCGGGCGATCGGGCTGGACGTCACGCTCGACGCGGTCGACCTGGTGATCACCGGGGAGGGCTCGTTCGACCACCAGTCGCTGCGCGGCAAGGTGGTGGCCGGGGTGGCCGGCGCCGCCCGGGACCGGGGCGTGCCCTGCGTGGTGGTCGCGGGCCGGGTGAGCACCGGGCGGCGCGAGGCCGGGGCGGCCGGAGTGACCGACGCGTACAGCCTGGTGGAGCACTTCGGGGGCGAGGAACGCGGCGGGCTGGCCGCCGCGATGGAACGCCCGGCCGAGGGGCTGCGGGCGCTCGGCACCCGGCTCGCCCGGCAGTGGAGCCGCTGA
- a CDS encoding WG repeat-containing protein codes for MPGGSRDAGRESAAQGDPEQVLASYRWRLDPATLREIVEEPDEFRTIRRRLTEKLGAAVDNKSRARLLSLRAVASRILGELDDALADGRLALTYAEATGELRRTAVAQARLAHVLRWRGEFVEADRLFAEANSTELPERLRAVLHEHAGRSCYDQGRLMEACHHFERALDLRGTQDPELQARIRLSLDAVAERVAETGFGPYPRSREEVLERDRPPAPARDGDLWGFSDPDGDMVIAAEYAEAQPFRDGLAWVRRPETERWSLVDRTGATVLEPSYPVVRSFSDGLAWVSDGGDAGWVAIDATGEVVVPHGFADVRPFQRGVAVVRRDGWGAVDRNGRIVVPTRHHGFATVLADGRYVDGFTEEGLAVVEVAGRRGVVNRAGKVLVAPTYPALVVHPVAFLVGDGTGRWGALDRRGEPLIEPVHRDRDEVVAEIERLLVDTSPVL; via the coding sequence GTGCCCGGCGGGTCGCGGGACGCCGGGCGCGAGAGTGCGGCGCAGGGTGACCCGGAGCAGGTTCTGGCGAGCTACCGGTGGCGGCTCGATCCGGCCACCCTGCGGGAGATCGTGGAGGAGCCGGACGAGTTCCGGACGATCCGGCGGCGGCTGACCGAGAAGCTGGGCGCCGCCGTGGACAACAAGTCGCGCGCCCGGCTGCTCAGCCTGCGGGCGGTGGCGTCCCGGATCCTCGGCGAGCTGGACGACGCCCTCGCGGACGGTCGGCTCGCGCTCACCTACGCCGAGGCGACCGGGGAGCTACGGCGTACGGCGGTGGCCCAGGCGCGGCTGGCGCACGTGTTGCGCTGGCGCGGCGAGTTCGTCGAGGCCGACCGGCTCTTCGCCGAGGCGAACTCCACGGAGTTGCCCGAGCGGCTACGCGCGGTGCTGCACGAGCACGCCGGACGGTCCTGCTACGACCAGGGCCGGCTGATGGAGGCCTGCCACCACTTCGAGCGGGCCCTGGACCTGCGCGGCACCCAGGACCCCGAGTTGCAGGCCCGGATCCGGCTGAGCCTGGACGCGGTGGCGGAGCGGGTCGCGGAGACGGGCTTCGGGCCGTACCCCCGCAGCCGCGAGGAGGTGCTGGAGCGTGACCGGCCCCCGGCGCCGGCCCGCGACGGCGACCTGTGGGGTTTCTCCGACCCGGACGGCGACATGGTCATCGCGGCCGAGTACGCGGAGGCGCAGCCGTTCCGCGACGGGCTGGCCTGGGTGCGGCGCCCCGAGACCGAGCGGTGGTCGCTGGTCGACCGCACCGGCGCCACGGTGCTCGAACCGTCGTACCCGGTGGTCCGCTCGTTCTCCGACGGGCTGGCCTGGGTGTCCGACGGCGGCGACGCCGGCTGGGTGGCGATCGACGCCACCGGCGAGGTGGTGGTGCCGCACGGCTTCGCGGACGTACGCCCGTTCCAGCGCGGCGTGGCCGTGGTCCGCCGCGACGGCTGGGGTGCGGTCGACCGCAACGGCCGCATCGTGGTGCCCACCCGGCACCACGGGTTCGCCACCGTCCTGGCCGACGGCCGGTACGTCGACGGCTTCACCGAGGAGGGGCTGGCCGTGGTGGAGGTGGCCGGCCGGCGCGGCGTGGTGAACCGGGCCGGGAAGGTGCTGGTCGCGCCGACCTATCCGGCGCTGGTCGTCCACCCGGTCGCGTTCCTGGTCGGCGACGGCACCGGCCGCTGGGGCGCGCTCGACCGCCGGGGGGAGCCGCTGATCGAGCCGGTGCACCGCGACCGCGACGAGGTCGTCGCCGAGATCGAGCGGCTGCTCGTCGACACCAGCCCCGTGCTCTGA
- the erpA gene encoding iron-sulfur cluster insertion protein ErpA, with product MTTPAQTESTEAKAPTSVVLTDVAAQKVKALIEQEGRDDLRLRVAVQPGGCSGLRYQLFFDERSLDGDVVTDYDGVEVVVDRMSAPYLAGATIDFADRIDAQGFTIDNPNAGSSCACGDSFS from the coding sequence GTGACCACGCCAGCGCAGACCGAGTCGACCGAGGCCAAGGCCCCCACGTCCGTCGTCCTCACCGACGTCGCGGCGCAGAAGGTCAAGGCCCTGATCGAGCAGGAAGGCCGCGACGACCTGCGGCTCCGGGTCGCCGTGCAGCCGGGTGGCTGCTCCGGCCTGCGGTACCAGCTCTTCTTCGACGAGCGGTCGCTCGACGGTGACGTCGTGACCGACTACGACGGGGTCGAGGTCGTCGTCGACCGGATGAGCGCCCCCTACCTGGCCGGCGCCACCATCGACTTCGCCGACCGGATCGACGCCCAGGGCTTCACCATCGACAACCCCAACGCGGGCAGCTCCTGCGCCTGCGGTGACTCGTTCAGCTGA
- a CDS encoding aldo/keto reductase family protein, whose protein sequence is MEFRHLGRSGLMVSEISYGNWITHGSQVEEDAAFACVRAALDVGITTFDTADVYAGTRAEDVLGRALEGERREGLEIFTKVYWPTGPGRNDRGLSRKHIMESINGSLRRLRTDYVDLYQAHRYDHSTPLEETMEAFADVVHSGKALYIGVSEWKASEIREAHRLARELRIPLVSNQPQYSMLWRVIESEVVPTSEELGIGQIVWSPIAQGVLSGKYLPGQPPPAGSRATDEKSGAGFISRFMTDEVLTRVQRLKPLAEQAGLSMAQLAVAWVLQNPNVSSAIVGASRPEQVHDNVKAAGVKLDAELLKAIDEIIDPIIERDPARTESPAERP, encoded by the coding sequence ATGGAATTCCGTCACCTGGGCCGTTCCGGCCTGATGGTCAGCGAGATCTCGTACGGCAACTGGATCACCCACGGCTCGCAGGTCGAGGAGGACGCGGCGTTCGCCTGCGTCCGGGCCGCCCTGGACGTCGGCATCACCACCTTCGACACGGCCGACGTGTACGCGGGCACCCGCGCCGAGGACGTGCTGGGCCGCGCGCTGGAGGGCGAGCGGCGCGAAGGGCTGGAGATCTTCACCAAGGTGTACTGGCCCACGGGGCCGGGCCGCAACGACCGGGGCCTGTCCCGCAAGCACATCATGGAGTCGATCAACGGCTCGCTGCGCCGGCTGCGCACCGACTACGTGGACCTCTACCAGGCCCACCGGTACGACCACAGCACCCCGCTGGAGGAGACGATGGAGGCCTTCGCCGACGTCGTGCACTCCGGCAAGGCGCTCTACATCGGCGTCTCCGAGTGGAAGGCGTCGGAGATCCGCGAGGCCCACCGGCTCGCCCGCGAGCTGCGCATCCCGCTGGTCTCCAACCAGCCGCAGTACTCGATGCTCTGGCGGGTCATCGAGTCCGAGGTCGTCCCCACCAGCGAGGAGCTGGGCATCGGGCAGATCGTCTGGTCGCCGATCGCGCAGGGCGTGCTGTCGGGCAAGTACCTGCCGGGCCAGCCGCCGCCGGCCGGCTCCCGGGCCACCGACGAGAAGTCGGGCGCGGGCTTCATCTCCCGGTTCATGACCGACGAGGTCCTCACCCGGGTGCAGCGGCTCAAGCCGCTGGCCGAGCAGGCCGGGCTGAGCATGGCGCAGCTCGCCGTCGCCTGGGTGTTGCAGAACCCGAACGTCTCCTCGGCGATCGTCGGCGCCTCCCGCCCGGAGCAGGTGCACGACAACGTCAAGGCGGCCGGCGTGAAGCTCGACGCCGAGCTGCTCAAGGCGATCGACGAGATCATCGACCCGATCATCGAGCGCGACCCGGCCCGCACGGAGTCTCCCGCCGAGCGTCCGTGA
- a CDS encoding DUF3043 domain-containing protein, with the protein MPSLFRRKSSDLVDEAVTPVTPDEESTPAQPRGYTPSKKELGKATPKRPTAGRRPAAATKPLTKEEQRERKRQLRAEAAEEFRREGGPRDRGPERLLARNVVDSRRTIGTWFFGGALIVLIGSNAAMPPVVRLVSNILWGALALGVVVDSILISRKIRKLVRERFPNTGQRMGSLYLYAIMRSITFRRMRAPAPRVDIGDPV; encoded by the coding sequence GTGCCGTCGCTGTTTCGCCGCAAGTCCTCCGACCTCGTCGACGAGGCCGTCACCCCGGTGACCCCCGACGAGGAGTCCACGCCCGCCCAGCCCCGGGGCTACACCCCGAGCAAGAAGGAACTGGGCAAGGCCACCCCGAAGCGGCCGACCGCCGGCCGCCGGCCGGCCGCGGCCACCAAGCCGTTGACCAAGGAGGAGCAGCGGGAGCGCAAGCGCCAACTGCGCGCCGAGGCGGCGGAGGAGTTCCGCCGTGAGGGTGGCCCCCGCGACCGCGGCCCGGAGCGGCTGCTGGCCCGCAACGTGGTCGACTCCCGGCGTACGATCGGCACCTGGTTCTTCGGTGGGGCGCTGATCGTGCTGATCGGCTCGAACGCCGCGATGCCGCCGGTCGTCCGCCTGGTCTCCAACATCCTCTGGGGCGCGCTCGCCCTGGGCGTGGTGGTCGACTCGATCCTGATCTCGCGCAAGATCCGCAAGCTGGTCCGGGAGCGTTTCCCGAACACCGGGCAGCGGATGGGCTCGCTCTACCTCTACGCCATCATGCGGTCGATCACGTTCCGCCGGATGCGCGCCCCCGCGCCCCGGGTCGACATCGGCGACCCGGTCTGA
- a CDS encoding carbohydrate kinase family protein → MKIAVTGSIATDHLMSFPGRFADQFLADQLHKVSLSFLVDDLVLRRGGVAANIAFGMGQLGLRPVLVGAVGADFADYRSWLERHGVDCDSVHVSEVAHTARFVCTTDTDMCQIASFYAGAMSEARNIELAPVARRLDGLDLVLVGANDPEAMLRHSAECRERGYRFAADPSQQLARMDGGDVVALIEGAEYLMTNDYEKSLLQSKAGLTDAQLLDRVKVRVTTLGKHGVEIAGRDFDPIHVPIARETEAVDPTGVGDGFRAGFFTALSWGLGLERAAQVGSLLATLVLETVGTQEYEVRRDLFVKRLAESYGDVAAEEVRPHLVP, encoded by the coding sequence ATGAAGATCGCCGTGACCGGCTCGATCGCCACCGACCATCTGATGAGCTTCCCCGGTCGCTTCGCCGACCAGTTCCTCGCCGACCAGCTGCACAAGGTCTCGCTCTCCTTCCTGGTGGACGACCTGGTGCTGCGGCGCGGCGGGGTGGCGGCCAACATCGCCTTCGGCATGGGGCAGCTCGGCCTGCGCCCGGTGCTGGTCGGCGCGGTCGGCGCGGACTTCGCCGACTACCGCTCCTGGCTGGAGCGGCACGGCGTCGACTGCGACTCGGTGCACGTCAGCGAGGTGGCGCACACCGCCCGGTTCGTCTGCACCACGGACACCGACATGTGCCAGATCGCCTCGTTCTACGCCGGGGCGATGAGCGAGGCCCGCAACATCGAGCTGGCGCCGGTGGCCCGCCGCCTCGACGGGCTGGACCTGGTCCTGGTCGGCGCGAACGACCCGGAGGCGATGCTGCGGCACTCCGCCGAGTGCCGGGAGCGCGGCTACCGGTTCGCCGCCGACCCGTCCCAGCAGCTCGCCCGCATGGACGGCGGGGACGTCGTCGCGCTGATCGAGGGCGCCGAGTACCTGATGACCAACGACTACGAGAAGTCGCTGCTGCAGAGCAAGGCCGGGCTGACCGACGCGCAGCTGCTCGACCGGGTCAAGGTGCGGGTCACCACGCTGGGCAAGCACGGGGTGGAGATCGCCGGGCGGGACTTCGACCCGATCCACGTGCCGATCGCGCGGGAGACCGAGGCGGTCGACCCGACCGGCGTCGGCGACGGGTTCCGGGCCGGCTTCTTCACCGCGCTCTCCTGGGGCCTCGGGCTGGAGCGCGCCGCCCAGGTCGGCTCGCTGCTCGCCACGCTGGTGCTGGAGACCGTCGGCACGCAGGAGTACGAGGTCCGCCGCGACCTGTTCGTCAAGCGCCTGGCGGAGTCGTACGGCGACGTCGCGGCCGAGGAAGTCCGCCCGCACCTCGTGCCGTAA
- the murA gene encoding UDP-N-acetylglucosamine 1-carboxyvinyltransferase, translating into MTDDVLVVHGGTPLEGRIRVRGAKNLVSKAMVAALLGDSPSRLFDVPKIRDVEVVRGLLGLHGVKVTDGGEDGELVFDPANVESASTDQINVHAGSSRIPILFCGPLLHRLGHAFIPDLGGCHIGPRPIDFHLQALREFGATVEKTPEGLHLSAPNGLHGTKFALPYPSVGATEQVLLTAVMAEGVTELRNAAVEPEIIDLICILQKMGAIIKVHTDRVIEIQGVPKLHGYTHRPIPDRIEAASWAAAALATRGHVEVLGAQQADMMTFLNIFRSVGGEYEVTDARPPKLGDPGQEGGIRFWHPGGELRSVALETDVHPGFMTDWQQPLVVALTQARGLSIVHETVYEQRLGYTEALNSMGANIQVYRDCLGGTPCRFGRRNFKHSAVIAGPSKLHAADLVIPDLRAGFSHLIAALAAEGTSRVYGVDLINRGYEDFEAKLADLGAHVERP; encoded by the coding sequence TTGACCGACGACGTCCTGGTCGTACACGGAGGTACTCCGCTCGAAGGGCGGATCCGCGTGCGCGGCGCGAAGAACCTGGTTTCGAAGGCGATGGTCGCCGCCCTGCTGGGTGACAGCCCGAGCCGACTGTTCGACGTGCCGAAGATCCGCGACGTCGAGGTGGTCCGGGGCCTGCTCGGCCTGCACGGGGTCAAGGTCACCGACGGCGGGGAGGACGGCGAGCTCGTCTTCGACCCGGCGAACGTGGAGAGCGCCAGCACGGACCAGATCAACGTGCACGCGGGCTCCAGCCGGATCCCGATCCTGTTCTGCGGGCCGCTGCTGCACCGCCTCGGCCACGCGTTCATCCCCGACCTGGGCGGCTGCCACATCGGGCCGCGCCCGATCGACTTCCACCTCCAGGCGCTGCGGGAGTTCGGCGCGACGGTCGAGAAGACCCCGGAGGGGCTGCACCTGTCGGCGCCGAACGGGCTGCACGGCACCAAGTTCGCCCTGCCGTACCCGAGCGTCGGCGCGACCGAGCAGGTGCTGCTCACGGCCGTGATGGCCGAGGGCGTCACCGAGCTGCGCAACGCCGCGGTGGAGCCGGAGATCATCGACCTGATCTGCATCCTGCAGAAGATGGGCGCGATCATCAAGGTGCACACCGACCGGGTCATCGAGATCCAGGGCGTGCCGAAGCTGCACGGCTACACGCACCGGCCGATCCCGGACCGGATCGAGGCCGCGAGCTGGGCGGCGGCGGCGCTGGCCACCCGCGGCCACGTCGAGGTGCTCGGCGCGCAGCAGGCCGACATGATGACCTTCCTGAACATCTTCCGCTCCGTCGGCGGCGAGTACGAGGTCACCGACGCCCGGCCGCCGAAGCTGGGCGACCCGGGCCAGGAGGGCGGGATCCGGTTCTGGCACCCGGGCGGCGAGCTGCGGTCGGTGGCGCTGGAGACCGACGTGCACCCGGGCTTCATGACCGACTGGCAGCAGCCGCTGGTGGTGGCGCTCACCCAGGCCCGGGGCCTGTCCATCGTCCACGAGACGGTCTACGAGCAGCGGCTGGGCTACACCGAGGCGCTCAACTCGATGGGCGCCAACATCCAGGTCTACCGGGACTGCCTGGGCGGCACGCCGTGCCGCTTCGGCCGGCGCAACTTCAAGCACTCGGCGGTGATCGCGGGGCCGAGCAAGCTGCACGCCGCCGACCTGGTCATCCCCGACCTGCGGGCCGGTTTCAGCCACCTGATCGCCGCGCTGGCCGCCGAGGGCACCTCCCGGGTCTACGGCGTGGACCTGATCAACCGGGGCTACGAGGACTTCGAGGCGAAGCTGGCGGACCTGGGCGCGCACGTCGAGCGTCCGTAA
- a CDS encoding ABC-2 family transporter protein, translated as MGSLTATVAPPTAPNVILWFRTFKAITGSGFRRYATYRQASVAGVVTNTVFGFLRCYVLLAAVGATGTVAGYDRGQLATFVWVGQGLLAVVLLWGWTELADRIRTGDIASDLLRPVHPVTSHLAADLGRAGHAALVRFLPPVLVGPLFFEVHVPRRWSTLPIFAFSAVVAVVLCFGCRFLVNATAYWLQDVRGPVILWTLASGVLAGLYFPLRFLPEWLQLVLWWGTPFPSLLQTPLDVLVERDPTGDQVGLVGLQVAWAVLILAVCRLVQRRAERRLVVQGG; from the coding sequence GTGGGCTCGCTCACCGCCACTGTGGCACCGCCCACCGCCCCAAACGTTATCCTATGGTTCCGGACATTTAAGGCTATAACCGGATCAGGCTTCCGACGTTACGCCACGTACCGGCAGGCGTCGGTGGCGGGCGTCGTCACCAACACGGTCTTCGGCTTCCTGCGGTGCTACGTCCTGCTCGCGGCGGTCGGCGCGACCGGCACGGTGGCCGGGTACGACCGGGGGCAGCTCGCCACCTTCGTCTGGGTGGGCCAGGGCCTGCTGGCGGTCGTCCTCCTCTGGGGCTGGACCGAGCTGGCCGACCGGATCCGCACCGGCGACATCGCCAGCGACCTGCTCCGGCCCGTGCACCCCGTGACCAGCCATCTCGCCGCCGACCTGGGCCGTGCCGGCCACGCCGCGCTGGTCCGGTTCCTGCCACCGGTGCTGGTCGGGCCGCTCTTCTTCGAGGTCCACGTGCCCCGCCGCTGGTCCACCCTGCCGATCTTCGCGTTCTCCGCCGTCGTCGCCGTGGTCCTCTGCTTCGGCTGCCGCTTCCTGGTCAACGCGACCGCGTACTGGTTGCAGGACGTCCGGGGACCGGTGATCCTCTGGACCCTCGCCTCGGGGGTGCTCGCGGGGCTCTACTTCCCGCTGCGCTTCCTGCCGGAGTGGCTCCAACTCGTCCTCTGGTGGGGCACCCCCTTCCCGAGCCTGCTCCAGACCCCGCTCGACGTGCTGGTCGAGCGCGACCCGACCGGCGACCAGGTCGGGCTGGTCGGCCTCCAGGTCGCCTGGGCGGTGCTGATCCTGGCCGTCTGCCGGCTGGTGCAGCGCCGCGCGGAACGCCGCCTGGTGGTCCAGGGTGGCTGA
- a CDS encoding ABC transporter permease: MADSSGGTLAAYRALLGAQARAQTAYRTSFAIDLVGNVGSTVFDVLTVLVIFGVTRELGGFTLRETMVMVGLSTCAFAVADLLVGNIERLPRYVRTGLFDAVLVRPLGALPQLLLMDLPLRKVSRAVFGLAVLVVAVGSAGVGWTPARALLVVLAPLAGVVFFGSVFVATATVSFWWVDSGELANSVTYGGRDFTSYPVTVFEGWFRAVFAYGLGFAFVSYHPALTLLGRADPLGLPAWVGWAAPAVALVAAAGAAAAWRTGVRHYRSTGS; this comes from the coding sequence GTGGCTGACTCGTCGGGCGGGACGCTGGCCGCGTACCGGGCGCTGCTCGGCGCGCAGGCGCGGGCGCAGACGGCGTACCGGACCTCGTTCGCGATCGACCTGGTCGGCAACGTCGGGTCCACCGTCTTCGACGTGCTCACCGTGCTGGTGATCTTCGGGGTGACGCGGGAGCTGGGCGGCTTCACGCTGCGCGAGACGATGGTGATGGTCGGCCTCTCGACCTGCGCCTTCGCCGTCGCCGACCTGCTTGTGGGCAACATCGAGCGGCTGCCCCGGTACGTGCGCACCGGGCTCTTCGACGCCGTGCTGGTCCGCCCGCTGGGCGCCCTGCCCCAGCTGCTGCTGATGGACCTGCCGCTGCGCAAGGTGTCGCGCGCGGTCTTCGGCCTCGCCGTGCTGGTCGTCGCCGTCGGCTCGGCCGGTGTCGGGTGGACCCCGGCGCGGGCGCTGCTGGTGGTCCTCGCCCCGCTGGCCGGCGTGGTCTTCTTCGGGTCGGTCTTCGTGGCCACCGCCACCGTCTCGTTCTGGTGGGTCGACTCGGGGGAGCTGGCCAACTCGGTGACCTACGGCGGTCGGGACTTCACCTCGTACCCGGTCACCGTCTTCGAGGGCTGGTTCCGCGCGGTGTTCGCGTACGGCCTGGGCTTCGCCTTCGTCAGCTACCACCCGGCGCTGACGCTGCTCGGCCGCGCCGACCCGCTCGGCCTGCCGGCGTGGGTCGGCTGGGCCGCGCCGGCCGTCGCGCTGGTCGCGGCCGCGGGGGCGGCGGCGGCCTGGCGCACCGGGGTCCGCCACTACCGGAGTACGGGGTCATGA